A DNA window from Pyrus communis chromosome 3, drPyrComm1.1, whole genome shotgun sequence contains the following coding sequences:
- the LOC137729913 gene encoding uncharacterized protein, translating to MEGREPPPSPSPSPYRNPSTLFKDITNFKTPKASSRFSNFQSPGPKFFTASKQTPGTSSSFRRRPSLAPSNSGRIKAASRKLKAFELEQSQSSRKAQIQKEQSLKSLAKSLSVWLNFLFQNPTSCGCNLSVDGDRKGTLPKGKRDSDPGSAVGVDSAWRDPKRQRDSSWRAVSAVAFSSSKYLNLRSSLEHVCSVDDLTQRMRLYLSMGSCKEVFDAMTHVAKNIDEGRLKMKAHCPLVTDFGLKEKATRILMSYNPIWLRIGLYIVFGGDSLLSDTDANSDEELRFLKMIIEKQFFAHSGLAKDYAYNKKVEGLYRPGYYEALGNVTLKRFLMLALILDRAKCQSSLSLKYGIDGVDGGSPLLFTVESHIKSSHQVIHDFLSSDVMLGEGNISAHLVVLGYKVSYQQHPLVEYDFRVTDLFADLQDGVRLCRAIQLLLDDASILTKMVVPADTLKKNLANCGIALQYLKQAGVVLHDEDGMMIVADDIAGGDKELTLSLLWNMFVHLQLPLLVKKTNLAEEICKIRGISSVSQISFDSSSLEMILKWIQAICENYDCKVDSFASLVDGKAIWCLLDYYFRKQLCCGRSSKDRNKSSHEESIMLATDYSDAVHNFLLSQKLLTLLGNFPEVLQISDILEYNGARNDRSVVILLVFLSSQLIVKKNMDQLNFHKLLGCDCQSTDRKYTCMGCYVRPEATQIKEETYDHHTEDSVRKFKAIQAWWQDMAERNHKSVAKPTSPTSLNLSTNKDSVNIEKVNTDKGNYEGGSIVTHHISAPDLVKAAIVVQRYIRGWLARLRYIHGVALVDKSCNLCQENVARDLQVRAENTEKRNYEGGSIVTHDISAPDLVKAAIVVQRYIRGWLARLRYIHGVALVDKSCNLCQENVARDLQVRAENTEKRNYEGGSIVTHDISAPDLVKAAIVVQRYIRGWLVRLRYIHGVALVDKSCNLCQENVARDLQVRAENTEKSNYEGGSIVTHDISAPDLFKAAIVVQRYIRGWLARLRYIHGVTLVDKSCNLCQESVARDLQVRAAIKIQFAWKNFSVRHSLLYQHSAATKIQSHFRGWLLRRRFHINRQAIIKIQSVYRMSKCWKAYQRYKIAAVSATVIQSYIRGCFARKGAENHRLLIVAIQRYFRGWLIRSQFSCQRQAAVKIQSAIRGLIWCQSFHRHRQAAVEIQRIVRGQISRNRLLGAASLRPIVRNGCPLNSTGALYMGAELNKVVCSVLKLQRWWRSVMSLNFRTNSAVIIQSHIRGWFARQKAARERQCIVVIQSCWRGYLLRRKETEDQLLELRLRVQKSATNIDDSMRIINRLVAALSELQTMKSISGILHTCVTLDKATAHSQKCCEKLVEEGAIKTLLKIFGSATRSIPDQEVQKHVLSTLRNLARYPHLVEVLIDSPGSVETVVCEFVRNKEEGYFTASELLKKVCSSSKGIEAVRRSPALLKRLHNLVEELSRKAGNNDKRNAGRVTVAREATERRLSEAVEIMKMVKQRY from the exons ATGGAAGGCCGAGAGCCACCGCCTTCTCCGTCGCCGTCGCCTTACAGAAACCCCTCCACCCTCTTCAAAGACATCACCAATTTCAAAACCCCTAAAGCCTCCTCGCGATTCTCCAATTTCCAGTCCCCCGGCCCCAAATTCTTCACTGCCTCCAAACAAACCCCTGGTACTTCTTCGTCATTTCGCCGCCGGCCGTCTCTCGCTCCATCAAACTCTGGCCGGATAAAGGCGGCGTCCCGGAAACTCAAGGCCTTTGAGCTCGAGCAGTCGCAATCGTCCCGCAAGGCCCAAATTCAGAAAGAGCAATCGCTCAAGTCGCTGGCCAAGTCTCTCTCCGTCTGGCTCAATTTCCTCTTCCAAAACCCTACATCCTGCGGCTGCAATTTGTCCGTCGATGGAGACCGCAAGGGAACGCTCCCTAAGGGAAAGAGGGATAGCGATCCCGGCAGTGCGGTTGGGGTCGATTCGGCGTGGCGGGACCCCAAGCGTCAGAGAGACTCTTCGTGGCGGGCCGTGAGCGCTGTAGCGTTTTCGAGCTCCAAGTATTTGAACCTGCGTTCTTCGTTGGAGCATGTGTGCAGTGTTGATGATTTGACGCAGAGGATGCGACTCTATCTGAGCATGGGCAGTTGCAAGGAGGTTTTCGATGCGATGACTCATGTAGCAAAG AATATTGATGAAGGGAGATTAAAGATGAAGGCACATTGCCCTTTAGTTACAGATTTTGGGTTGAAGGAGAAGGCCACTAGAATCCTCATGAGTTATAACCCAATTTGGCTTCGAATTGGATTGTACATTGTTTTCGGTGGTGATTCTTTGTTGTCTGACACAGATGCTAATTCTGATGAAGAACTCAGGTTTCTGAAAATGATCATTGAGAAGCAATTTTTTGCACATTCGGGTCTAGCGAAAGATTATGCTTACAACAAGAAGGTTGAGGGTCTTTACAGACCGGGTTATTACGAAGCTCTGGGAAATGTCACTTTGAAGAGATTTCTGATGCTCGCTCTTATCCTTGATAGAGCGAAATGCCAGAGCAGTCTTTCTCTTAAGTATGGTATTGATGGAGTGGATGGGGGTTCTCCTTTATTGTTTACAGTTGAATCTCATATTAAATCAAGTCATCAGGTGATCCATG ATTTTCTGTCATCTGATGTCATGCTTGGCGAAGGTAATATTTCAGCACATCTGGTGGTTTTAGGATACAAAGTGTCCTATCAGCAG CATCCACTTGTTGAATATGACTTTCGAGTTACCGATTTATTTGCTGATCTTCAAGATGGGGTGCGCCTGTGCAGAGCCATTCAACTTTTGCTAGATGACGCCTCTATCCTCACG AAAATGGTTGTTCCAGCAGATACGCTTAAGAAGAACCTGGCAAATTGTGGCATTGCCCTGCAGTACCTTAAACAGGCTGGCGTTGTTTTACATGATGAAGATGGAATGATGATTGTGGCAGATGATATTGCTGGTGGGGACAAGGAACTTACTCTTTCCTTGCTCTGGAACATGTTTGTCCATTTGCAG CTACCGCTTCTGGTCAAGAAAACAAACTTAGCTGAGGAAATTTGCAAAATTCGTGGCA TCTCTTCTGTTTCACAGATCAGTTTTGATTCCTCTTCGTTGGAAATGATTTTAAAGTGGATTCAG GCAATTTGTGAAAATTATGATTGCAAGGTTGACAGTTTTGCTTCATTGGTTGATGGAAAAGCCATATGGTGCTTGCTGGACTATTACTTTCGTAAGCAACTATGTTGTGGTCGGTCATCAAAG GATCGTAATAAATCAAGTCACGAAGAATCAATCATGTTGGCCACTGATTATTCAGATGCAGTGCACAACTTTTTATTGTCCCAGAAATTGTTGACGTTATTGGGAAATTTTCCAGAG GTTCTGCAAATTAGTGACATTCTTGAATACAACGGTGCACGAAATGACCGGAGTGTGGTGATACTATTGGTGTTCCTTTCATCTCAACTTAttgtcaagaaaaatatg GACCAATTAAATTTCCATAAACTCTTGGGTTGTGATTGCCAAAGTACAGACAGAAAATATACATGCATGGGATGCTATGTAAGACCCGAAGCAACACAGATCAAAGAGGAAACATATGACCACCACACCGAAG ATTCTGTAAGAAAGTTTAAGGCTATTCAGGCCTGGTGGCAAGATATGGCTGAAAGGAACCATAAATCTGTTGCAAAACCAACTTCTCCGACTTCGCTTAACCTATCTACGAATAAGGATAGCGTTAATATTGAGAAAG TAAATACTGACAAAGGCAATTATGAGGGAGGAAGTATTGTAACTCATCATATATCTGCTCCTGATCTAGTCAAAGCTGCCATTGTTGTCCAAAGATATATTCGTGGGTGGCTTGCCAGGTTGAGATACATTCATGGAGTTGCTCTTGTAGATAAATCTTGCAATCTGTGCCAAGAAAATGTTGCACGTGATCTTCAAGTAAGGGCAGAAAATactgaaaaaagaaattatgaggGGGGAAGTATTGTAACTCATGATATATCTGCTCCTGATCTAGTCAAAGCTGCCATTGTTGTCCAAAGATATATTCGTGGGTGGCTTGCAAGGTTGAGATACATTCATGGGGTTGCTCTTGTGGATAAATCTTGCAATCTGTGCCAAGAAAATGTTGCACGTGATCTTCAAGTAAGGGCAGAGAATactgaaaaaagaaattatgaggGAGGAAGTATTGTAACTCATGATATATCTGCTCCTGATCTAGTCAAAGCTGCCATTGTTGTCCAAAGATATATTCGTGGGTGGCTTGTAAGGTTGAGATACATTCATGGGGTTGCTCTTGTAGATAAATCTTGCAATCTGTGCCAAGAAAATGTTGCACGTGACCTTCAAGTAAGGGCAGAAAATACTGAAAAAAGCAATTATGAGGGAGGAAGTATTGTAACTCATGATATATCTGCTCCTGATCTATTCAAAGCTGCCATTGTTGTCCAAAGATATATTCGTGGGTGGCTTGCAAGGTTGAGATACATTCACGGGGTTACTCTTGTAGATAAATCTTGCAATCTGTGCCAAGAAAGTGTTGCGCGTGATCTTCAAGTAAGGGCAGCAATTAAAATCCAGTTTGCATGGAAGAATTTTTCTGTCCGTCATTCTCTTCTCTATCAGCATTCCGCTGCAACTAAAATTCAAAGTCATTTTCGTGGTTGGCTTTTGAGGAGGAGGTTTCATATTAACAGGCAAGCAATAATAAAAATCCAAAGTGTTTATCGAATGTCAAAATGCTGGAAGGCTTATCAGCGATACAAAATTGCAGCTGTTTCAGCCACCGTCATTCAATCTTATATACGTGGGTGTTTTGCCCGGAAAGGCGCTGAAAATCATAGGCTTCTCATTGTTGCAATCCAA AGATACTTCCGTGGTTGGCTGATCAGAAGTCAATTCTCGTGTCAAAGACAGGCTGCAGTAAAGATCCAAAGCGCTATTCGAGGCTTGATATGGTGTCAATCATTTCATCGTCATAGACAAGCTGCTGTGGAAATTCAACGAATAGTCAGGGGGCAGATTAGTCGAAATAGGCTCTTAG GTGCTGCTTCACTACGCCCAATCGTCCGCAATGGTTGTCCTTTGAATAGCACAGGAGCCCTTTATATGGGTGCTGAACTAAATAAAGTTGTTTGCTCTGTGTTGAAATTGCAAAGGTGGTGGAGGAGTGTTATGTCACTAAACTTTAGAACGAATTCTGCGGTCATTATTCAGTCTCATATTCGAGGGTGGTTTGCTAGGCAAAAAGCTGCTAGAGAAAGGCAATGTATTGTTGTGATACAA TCATGCTGGAGAGGCTACCTTCTAAGGAGGAAAGAGACGGAAGATCAGCTACTGGAGCTGCGCTTGAGAGTGCAAAAGTCTGCCACGAATATAGATGATAGCATGCGGATTATAAACAGACTTGTAGCGGCACTTTCGGAGCTACAAACAATGAAAAGTATCAGCGGCATTCTTCACACTTGTGTTACTTTGG ACAAGGCCACCGCACATTCTCAGAAATGTTGTGAAAAACTCGTGGAGGAAGGAGCTATTAAAACATTACTGAAGATTTTTGGCTCAGCCACCCGAAGTATACCCGATCAGGAGGTTCAAAAACACGTGCTCTCAACTCTAAGGAACCTTGCCCGCTATCCACACCTGGTAGAAGTGCTAATTGACAGTCCGGGATCAGTAGAAACTGTTGTATGCGAGTTTGTAAG GAACAAGGAAGAGGGTTATTTCACCGCTTCCGAACTTCTGAAGAAGGTTTGTTCTAGCAGTAAAGGCATTGAAGCTGTGCGTAGATCGCCCGCTCTTTTGAAAAGGCTACACAATCTTGTTGAGGAACTTAGTAGGAAGGCTGGCAACAATGACAAGAG GAATGCCGGGCGAGTTACAGTTGCTAGAGAAGCTACAGAAAGGAGATTAAGTGAGGCTGTTGAAATTATGAAGATGGTAAAACAGAGGTACTAG
- the LOC137730327 gene encoding 15.4 kDa class V heat shock protein, with protein MEIPAFHPYQSVFPSHLIYPYHLVPENYVHWTETPESHIFSADLPGVRKEDIKVEVEDSVYLIIRTERIEESTEQPSSRTFMRKFRLPGRVDIERISAGYEDGVLTVTVPRYLRRAFFIEPADVPERLEVLARAA; from the exons TGTCTTCCCTTCTCATCTCATTTATCCATACCATTTGGTCCCAGAAAACTATGTGCACTGGACTGAGACCCCTGAATCTCACATTTTCTCGGCTGACCTCCCTG GTGTAAGGAAAGAGGACATAAAAGTAGAAGTGGAGGACTCGGTGTACCTCATAATTCGAACAGAGAGGATCGAGGAGTCCACAGAGCAGCCTAGCAGCAGGACCTTCATGAGGAAGTTCCGGCTTCCGGGTCGGGTCGATATCGAACGGATTTCAGCCGGATATGAAGACGGAGTGTTGACAGTCACGGTGCCGAGATATCTGAGGAGGGCTTTCTTCATTGAGCCAGCTGATGTGCCAGAAAGGCTTGAAGTTCTTGCAAGGGCTgcttag